The following are encoded in a window of Candidatus Microthrix parvicella Bio17-1 genomic DNA:
- a CDS encoding DNA gyrase/topoisomerase IV subunit B has translation MAATQPPSGYDASHIEVLEGLDAVRKRPGMYIGGTGSSGLHHLVWELIDNAVDEAAAGHANLIEVTIHRDGSVEVTDNGRGIPIGEKPDGRTALEVVFTELHAGGKFGSGAYGSSGGLHGVGASVVNALATKLTAEVDRDGATWRLDFAERRPGHVGPRGGFTPSSKLERVRKIPARRTGTRVRFWPDLDIFDPEARIDYGRVRDHVAEVCFLVPTLKVRLADKRGTNPPEPEEFSAKGGLADFVDYLTIGEPLCEIITIKGEGTFTEKVPVDGKLTETERTCEVDLALRWVKGYDSRIVSFVNTIPTAEGGTHVAGFERALTKAVNDTLLPGLRKLAALEKKGKGRAEKGDVQEGLVAALKVTLPEPQFRGQTKGELGTPGVQSIAYEITKDGMVAWFDGGGTKSHVSAVREKLAQAVINRVAARQTLDARRKAAKLGANGMPDKLADCRTHGIDAELLIVEGDSAAGPAKAGRNSENMAVLPLRGKVVNAGKANMKQVVENAEAQALFTAIGAGFGRDFNLDDARYGRIIILCDADVDGSHIRCLLLTLIYHYMRPLLTEGRVFAAQPPLYSVKVGDEVRYTFSDAERDALTAELAAAGRNTEKLNWVRFKGLGEMDVHELVETCLDPNNRILRRLTMEDAMEATRAADRFEVLMGSDVARRKAFLLENSELVDPAALDV, from the coding sequence ATGGCCGCCACCCAGCCCCCATCCGGCTACGACGCCTCTCATATCGAGGTCCTGGAAGGCCTCGATGCGGTTCGCAAGCGGCCAGGCATGTACATCGGAGGCACTGGTTCGTCGGGGCTGCATCACCTGGTGTGGGAACTGATCGACAATGCCGTCGACGAGGCGGCTGCGGGTCACGCCAACCTGATCGAGGTCACGATCCATCGTGACGGGTCGGTTGAGGTGACCGACAACGGACGAGGCATCCCCATCGGTGAGAAGCCCGACGGTCGCACTGCGCTTGAAGTGGTGTTCACCGAGCTTCACGCCGGCGGCAAATTCGGCTCCGGCGCCTACGGGTCGTCGGGCGGCCTGCACGGCGTGGGCGCCTCGGTGGTCAACGCTCTGGCCACCAAGCTGACCGCCGAAGTCGACCGGGACGGCGCCACGTGGCGGCTGGACTTTGCCGAGCGTCGGCCCGGTCACGTCGGTCCGAGGGGCGGTTTCACCCCATCGTCCAAGCTGGAGCGGGTCAGAAAGATCCCCGCCCGGCGTACCGGTACCCGGGTGCGGTTCTGGCCCGACCTGGACATCTTCGATCCCGAGGCTCGAATCGACTACGGCCGGGTGCGCGACCATGTGGCCGAGGTGTGTTTCCTGGTGCCCACCCTCAAGGTGCGGCTGGCCGACAAGCGCGGCACCAACCCCCCCGAACCCGAGGAGTTCTCGGCAAAGGGCGGCCTGGCCGACTTCGTCGACTACCTGACCATCGGCGAACCGCTGTGCGAGATCATCACCATCAAGGGTGAAGGCACGTTCACCGAGAAGGTGCCCGTCGACGGCAAGCTGACCGAGACCGAGCGCACCTGCGAGGTTGACCTGGCCCTGCGGTGGGTGAAGGGCTACGACAGCCGCATCGTCAGCTTCGTCAACACGATTCCCACCGCCGAGGGTGGCACGCACGTCGCCGGATTTGAGCGTGCGCTCACCAAGGCGGTCAACGACACCCTGCTGCCCGGCCTGCGCAAACTGGCTGCGTTGGAGAAGAAGGGCAAGGGTCGCGCCGAGAAGGGCGACGTGCAGGAGGGCCTGGTGGCCGCCCTCAAGGTGACGCTTCCCGAGCCGCAGTTTCGGGGCCAGACCAAGGGCGAGTTGGGCACGCCAGGCGTGCAGTCGATCGCCTATGAAATCACCAAGGACGGCATGGTGGCCTGGTTCGACGGCGGAGGCACCAAGAGCCATGTCTCGGCGGTGCGCGAGAAACTGGCCCAGGCGGTCATCAACCGGGTGGCCGCCCGGCAGACGCTGGACGCGCGCCGCAAGGCCGCCAAGCTGGGCGCCAATGGAATGCCCGACAAGCTGGCCGACTGTCGCACCCACGGCATCGACGCCGAGCTGTTGATCGTGGAGGGCGACTCGGCCGCCGGGCCCGCCAAGGCCGGCCGCAACTCAGAGAACATGGCCGTGCTGCCGCTGCGGGGCAAGGTGGTGAACGCGGGCAAGGCAAACATGAAACAGGTGGTGGAGAACGCCGAGGCCCAGGCGCTGTTCACGGCCATCGGTGCGGGGTTCGGTCGTGACTTCAACCTTGATGATGCCCGCTACGGGCGCATCATCATCCTGTGCGACGCCGACGTCGACGGCAGCCACATCCGCTGCCTGCTACTCACCCTGATCTACCACTACATGCGCCCGCTGCTCACCGAGGGCCGGGTGTTCGCCGCTCAGCCGCCGCTGTACTCGGTGAAGGTGGGCGACGAGGTGCGTTACACCTTCTCCGACGCCGAACGCGACGCGCTCACCGCCGAGCTGGCCGCCGCCGGACGCAACACCGAGAAGCTCAACTGGGTTCGGTTCAAAGGCCTGGGCGAGATGGATGTCCACGAGTTGGTGGAGACCTGCCTCGACCCCAACAACCGCATCCTGCGGCGCCTCACCATGGAGGACGCCATGGAGGCCACCCGCGCCGCCGACCGCTTCGAGGTGCTGATGGGCTCCGACGTCGCCCGGCGCAAGGCGTTCCTCCTGGAGAACTCCGAGCTGGTCGACCCGGCGGCGCTCGACGTCTGA
- a CDS encoding type II toxin-antitoxin system PemK/MazF family toxin, which produces MWLTDLGIDPADPEQAFVRPALIVSDNSLHHPKLNMVVIVPGTSKVRGLPMHVLAHPNAGTGLDVPTSFQIEQVRSVSTRRLIRRLGRLRTEQQHAIDDVLKHVLSLH; this is translated from the coding sequence GTGTGGCTGACCGACCTTGGAATCGACCCGGCCGATCCGGAGCAGGCGTTCGTACGCCCGGCTCTCATCGTCAGCGATAATTCGTTGCATCACCCCAAACTCAACATGGTCGTCATAGTGCCAGGAACATCGAAGGTCCGAGGCCTGCCGATGCATGTTCTTGCCCATCCGAATGCGGGGACCGGATTGGACGTCCCGACGTCGTTCCAGATCGAGCAGGTGCGGTCGGTCTCGACCAGGCGGCTCATCCGGCGCCTTGGTCGATTGCGAACCGAGCAACAGCACGCGATCGACGATGTTCTCAAACACGTCTTGTCGCTTCACTAA